One Coriobacteriia bacterium DNA window includes the following coding sequences:
- a CDS encoding DUF1801 domain-containing protein, protein MFQTIDEYIALQPEQYRPVLRRLRETIAKAAPEATEAISWHMPSFQQNGPIIYFALNKKHIGLYPTSSPIVHFARELALYKTSKGAVQIPLDEEVPWDLVSQMVRFKVRENQKKTLQSL, encoded by the coding sequence TGTTCCAGACTATCGATGAATACATCGCATTGCAGCCTGAGCAATACCGCCCGGTTCTCCGGCGGCTTCGTGAGACCATTGCCAAAGCTGCTCCCGAGGCGACCGAGGCCATCAGCTGGCACATGCCCTCGTTTCAGCAGAACGGTCCGATTATTTATTTCGCACTCAATAAAAAGCATATCGGACTTTATCCGACGTCCTCGCCGATCGTGCATTTTGCTCGCGAGCTCGCACTGTATAAAACATCGAAGGGCGCGGTGCAGATTCCTCTTGATGAGGAAGTGCCGTGGGACCTCGTTTCGCAGATGGTCCGGTTCAAAGTTCGAGAAAACCAGAAGAAAACGTTGCAAAGTCTATAA